One window from the genome of Gadus morhua chromosome 16, gadMor3.0, whole genome shotgun sequence encodes:
- the fchsd2 gene encoding F-BAR and double SH3 domains protein 2 isoform X4 — MQPPPRKVKVTQELKNTHTDQMTRLHFKHQTECDLLDDMRSYTLKKGQLERDYAQALQKLASQYLKRDWPGINPDDQRTDYRNVYVVWRSYLEGTVQVSQSRLNVCDNYKGQVSDPAKTLRLYKEQQLKKTMEQLNGIQAELQESAKELAKAKKKYYDCEQVAHAVREKADIEAKSKLGLFQSRISLQKASVKLKAKRSDCNSKATQARNDYLLTLAAANAHHDRYYHTDLLYGIQALDGGVFEHVKDYLVALCRTELETFTATHNTYQFLLDKSTRVIQEFNQQLFMQENPVFHKAHDFQFQPSDCDVSRQLESETGTTEEHSLNKEARKWATRAAREHKNIIHYKRSLEECESHGLPSTEQGRLDLELKIEDTKECIRKAETIKLKAEARLDLLRQVGVSVDTWLKSAMNQVMEELENERWANYNSIDPSLSGPVELDREEGEECEENMEVFDDSSSSPSGTLRNYPLTCKVLYSYKASQPDELTIDEQEMLEVIEDGDMEDWVKARNKTGQVGYVPEKYLQFPTSNSLLSMLQSLSALDARSHTSSNSTEPELHAGGINGESHNVYVRALYDYDGQAEEELSFVEGAVIRLLSRDMQTDDGFWEGELNGRVGVFPSVLVEDLAENGEPGGGGGGGGGGGGGGGGGGGTADTPQVSLSVKMMSSLPPLPLYDQPPISSFTSTESAATTPPPLPRSPSAATVNGDHKPPLPALKGPPVTHNHNSGRSPVSPGFPQPLRFTPDGGPGKLRPVRAAPPPPKQHPRRKPEKSSKSEEVEITLV, encoded by the exons GAGTTACACTCTGAAGAAAGGACAGCTGGAGAGAGACTATGCCCAG gCTCTGCAAAAGTTGGCGAGTCAGTACCTGAAGAGAGATTGGCCAGGAATCAACCCTGATGATCAGAGAACTGACTACAG gaatgtgtatgtggtgtggAGGTCCTACTTGGAGGGTACGGTGCAGGTGAGCCAGTCCAGACTCAATGTTTGCGACAACTACAAGGGTCAGGTCTCGGACCCGGCCAAGACCCTGCGGCTCTACAAGGAGCAGCAGCTCAAGAAG accaTGGAGCAGCTGAACGGCATACAGGCAGAGCTGCAGGAGTCAGCGAAGGAGCTGGCCAAGGCCAAGAAGAAGTACTACGACTGTGAGCAGGTGGCTCACGCCGTGCGGGAGAAGGCCGACATAGAGGCCAA GTCCAAGTTGGGTTTGTTTCAGTCGCGAATTAGTCTACAGAAAGCGAGTGTGAAG TTGAAAGCCAAaaggagtgactgtaactccaAGGCGACCCAGGCCAGGAACGACTACTTGCTGACCCTGGCGGCTGCCAACGCCCACCATGACCGCTACTACCACACAGACCTGCTGTACGGCATCCAG GCTCTTGACGGGGGGGTCTTCGAGCACGTGAAGGACTACCTGGTGGCTCTGTGTCGCACCGAGCTGGAGACCTTCACGGCCACACACAACACCTACCAGTTCCTCCTTGACAAGTCCACCAGG GTAATACAGGAGTTCAACCAGCAATTATTCATGCAGGAGAACCCTGTGTTTCACAAAGCACATGACTTCCAGTTCCAGCCCAGCGACTGTGACgta AGCCGGCAGTTGGAGTCTGAGACGGGGACGACGGAGGAACACAGCCTGAATAAGGAAGCCAGGAAGTGGGCGACCCGAGCAGCCAGGGAGCACAAGAACATCATCCACTACAAGAGG TCCCTGGAGGAGTGTGAAAGCCACGGACTGCCCTCCACAGAGCAAGGCAGACTAGACCTGGAGCTGAAGATAGAAGACACCAAAGAATGCATACGGAAagctgag ACCATCAAATTGAAAGCTGAGGCGCGCTTGGACCTGTTAAGACAAGTGGGCGTTTCCGTGGATACCTGGCTGAAGAGTGCCATGAACCAG GTaatggaggagctggagaatgAACGCTGGGCTAACTACAATTCCATTGATCCCTCACTCTCG ggcccGGTGGAGCTGGAccgggaggaaggggaggagtgtgAGGAGAACATGGAGGTGTTTGACGACAGCAGCTCTAGCCCCTCTGGAACGCTACGCAACTACCCACTCACCTGCAAGGTCCTGTACTCCTACaag gcatCCCAGCCTGATGAGTTGACCATAGATGAACAAGAGATGTTGGAGGTCATTGAGGACGGTGACATGGAGGACTGGGTTAag gCCCGCAACAAGACGGGGCAGGTGGGCTACGTCCCGGAGAAGTACCTGCAGTTCCCCACCTCCAACAGCCTGCTGAGCATGCTGCAGTCCCTGAGTGCCCTGGACGCCCGCTCACAcacctcctccaactccaccgAGCCCGAGCTGCACGCCGGGGGCATCAATGGAGAGAGCCACA atgtgtatgtgcgtgctctGTACGACTATGATGgccaggcggaggaggagctgtcCTTCGTGGAGGGAGCGGTCATCCGTCTCCTGAGCCGCGACATGCAGACGGACGACGGCTTCTGGGAGGGCGAGCTCaacgggagggtgggggtgttccCCTCCGTGCTGGTGGAGGACCTGGCCGAGAACggagagccaggaggaggaggaggcggaggaggaggaggaggaggaggaggaggaggagggggggggacagcggaCACGCCG caGGTGTCCCTCTCTGTGAAGATGATGTCGTCgctgccccccctgcccctgtaCGACCAGCCTcccatcagctccttcaccaGCACCGAGAGCGCCGCCACCACGCCGCCGCCCCTCCCCCGCTCGCCCTCGGCCGCCACGGTCAACGGGGACCACAAGCCCCCGCTCCCCGCACTCAAGGGCCCACCCGTCACCCACA ATCACAACTCTGGCAGGAGTCCCGTGTCTCCAGGCTTTCCTCAGCCTCTCCGCTTCACCCCTGACGGAGGGCCGGGCAAACTACGGCCT GTGCGtgccgccccccctcctccaaaaCAGCACCCCCGCAGAAAGCCGGAGAAAAGCAGCAAATCTGAGGAGGTGGAGATCACACTTGTGTGA
- the fchsd2 gene encoding F-BAR and double SH3 domains protein 2 isoform X3, whose amino-acid sequence MQPPPRKVKVTQELKNTHTDQMTRLHFKHQTECDLLDDMRSYTLKKGQLERDYAQALQKLASQYLKRDWPGINPDDQRTDYRNVYVVWRSYLEGTVQVSQSRLNVCDNYKGQVSDPAKTLRLYKEQQLKKTMEQLNGIQAELQESAKELAKAKKKYYDCEQVAHAVREKADIEAKSKLGLFQSRISLQKASVKLKAKRSDCNSKATQARNDYLLTLAAANAHHDRYYHTDLLYGIQALDGGVFEHVKDYLVALCRTELETFTATHNTYQFLLDKSTRVIQEFNQQLFMQENPVFHKAHDFQFQPSDCDVTLSSVPQLVDIEPSPVSAMRMTLAQSRQLESETGTTEEHSLNKEARKWATRAAREHKNIIHYKRSLEECESHGLPSTEQGRLDLELKIEDTKECIRKAETIKLKAEARLDLLRQVGVSVDTWLKSAMNQGPVELDREEGEECEENMEVFDDSSSSPSGTLRNYPLTCKVLYSYKASQPDELTIDEQEMLEVIEDGDMEDWVKARNKTGQVGYVPEKYLQFPTSNSLLSMLQSLSALDARSHTSSNSTEPELHAGGINGESHNVYVRALYDYDGQAEEELSFVEGAVIRLLSRDMQTDDGFWEGELNGRVGVFPSVLVEDLAENGEPGGGGGGGGGGGGGGGGGGGTADTPQVSLSVKMMSSLPPLPLYDQPPISSFTSTESAATTPPPLPRSPSAATVNGDHKPPLPALKGPPVTHNHNSGRSPVSPGFPQPLRFTPDGGPGKLRPVRAAPPPPKQHPRRKPEKSSKSEEVEITLV is encoded by the exons GAGTTACACTCTGAAGAAAGGACAGCTGGAGAGAGACTATGCCCAG gCTCTGCAAAAGTTGGCGAGTCAGTACCTGAAGAGAGATTGGCCAGGAATCAACCCTGATGATCAGAGAACTGACTACAG gaatgtgtatgtggtgtggAGGTCCTACTTGGAGGGTACGGTGCAGGTGAGCCAGTCCAGACTCAATGTTTGCGACAACTACAAGGGTCAGGTCTCGGACCCGGCCAAGACCCTGCGGCTCTACAAGGAGCAGCAGCTCAAGAAG accaTGGAGCAGCTGAACGGCATACAGGCAGAGCTGCAGGAGTCAGCGAAGGAGCTGGCCAAGGCCAAGAAGAAGTACTACGACTGTGAGCAGGTGGCTCACGCCGTGCGGGAGAAGGCCGACATAGAGGCCAA GTCCAAGTTGGGTTTGTTTCAGTCGCGAATTAGTCTACAGAAAGCGAGTGTGAAG TTGAAAGCCAAaaggagtgactgtaactccaAGGCGACCCAGGCCAGGAACGACTACTTGCTGACCCTGGCGGCTGCCAACGCCCACCATGACCGCTACTACCACACAGACCTGCTGTACGGCATCCAG GCTCTTGACGGGGGGGTCTTCGAGCACGTGAAGGACTACCTGGTGGCTCTGTGTCGCACCGAGCTGGAGACCTTCACGGCCACACACAACACCTACCAGTTCCTCCTTGACAAGTCCACCAGG GTAATACAGGAGTTCAACCAGCAATTATTCATGCAGGAGAACCCTGTGTTTCACAAAGCACATGACTTCCAGTTCCAGCCCAGCGACTGTGACgta acTCTGAGCTCGGTGCCGCAGTTGGTGGACATTGAGCCTTCGCCGGTCAGTGCCATGAGAATGACCCTGGCACAG AGCCGGCAGTTGGAGTCTGAGACGGGGACGACGGAGGAACACAGCCTGAATAAGGAAGCCAGGAAGTGGGCGACCCGAGCAGCCAGGGAGCACAAGAACATCATCCACTACAAGAGG TCCCTGGAGGAGTGTGAAAGCCACGGACTGCCCTCCACAGAGCAAGGCAGACTAGACCTGGAGCTGAAGATAGAAGACACCAAAGAATGCATACGGAAagctgag ACCATCAAATTGAAAGCTGAGGCGCGCTTGGACCTGTTAAGACAAGTGGGCGTTTCCGTGGATACCTGGCTGAAGAGTGCCATGAACCAG ggcccGGTGGAGCTGGAccgggaggaaggggaggagtgtgAGGAGAACATGGAGGTGTTTGACGACAGCAGCTCTAGCCCCTCTGGAACGCTACGCAACTACCCACTCACCTGCAAGGTCCTGTACTCCTACaag gcatCCCAGCCTGATGAGTTGACCATAGATGAACAAGAGATGTTGGAGGTCATTGAGGACGGTGACATGGAGGACTGGGTTAag gCCCGCAACAAGACGGGGCAGGTGGGCTACGTCCCGGAGAAGTACCTGCAGTTCCCCACCTCCAACAGCCTGCTGAGCATGCTGCAGTCCCTGAGTGCCCTGGACGCCCGCTCACAcacctcctccaactccaccgAGCCCGAGCTGCACGCCGGGGGCATCAATGGAGAGAGCCACA atgtgtatgtgcgtgctctGTACGACTATGATGgccaggcggaggaggagctgtcCTTCGTGGAGGGAGCGGTCATCCGTCTCCTGAGCCGCGACATGCAGACGGACGACGGCTTCTGGGAGGGCGAGCTCaacgggagggtgggggtgttccCCTCCGTGCTGGTGGAGGACCTGGCCGAGAACggagagccaggaggaggaggaggcggaggaggaggaggaggaggaggaggaggaggagggggggggacagcggaCACGCCG caGGTGTCCCTCTCTGTGAAGATGATGTCGTCgctgccccccctgcccctgtaCGACCAGCCTcccatcagctccttcaccaGCACCGAGAGCGCCGCCACCACGCCGCCGCCCCTCCCCCGCTCGCCCTCGGCCGCCACGGTCAACGGGGACCACAAGCCCCCGCTCCCCGCACTCAAGGGCCCACCCGTCACCCACA ATCACAACTCTGGCAGGAGTCCCGTGTCTCCAGGCTTTCCTCAGCCTCTCCGCTTCACCCCTGACGGAGGGCCGGGCAAACTACGGCCT GTGCGtgccgccccccctcctccaaaaCAGCACCCCCGCAGAAAGCCGGAGAAAAGCAGCAAATCTGAGGAGGTGGAGATCACACTTGTGTGA
- the fchsd2 gene encoding F-BAR and double SH3 domains protein 2 isoform X1 encodes MQPPPRKVKVTQELKNTHTDQMTRLHFKHQTECDLLDDMRSYTLKKGQLERDYAQALQKLASQYLKRDWPGINPDDQRTDYRNVYVVWRSYLEGTVQVSQSRLNVCDNYKGQVSDPAKTLRLYKEQQLKKTMEQLNGIQAELQESAKELAKAKKKYYDCEQVAHAVREKADIEAKSKLGLFQSRISLQKASVKLKAKRSDCNSKATQARNDYLLTLAAANAHHDRYYHTDLLYGIQALDGGVFEHVKDYLVALCRTELETFTATHNTYQFLLDKSTRVIQEFNQQLFMQENPVFHKAHDFQFQPSDCDVTLSSVPQLVDIEPSPVSAMRMTLAQSRQLESETGTTEEHSLNKEARKWATRAAREHKNIIHYKRSLEECESHGLPSTEQGRLDLELKIEDTKECIRKAETIKLKAEARLDLLRQVGVSVDTWLKSAMNQVMEELENERWANYNSIDPSLSGPVELDREEGEECEENMEVFDDSSSSPSGTLRNYPLTCKVLYSYKASQPDELTIDEQEMLEVIEDGDMEDWVKARNKTGQVGYVPEKYLQFPTSNSLLSMLQSLSALDARSHTSSNSTEPELHAGGINGESHNVYVRALYDYDGQAEEELSFVEGAVIRLLSRDMQTDDGFWEGELNGRVGVFPSVLVEDLAENGEPGGGGGGGGGGGGGGGGGGGTADTPQVSLSVKMMSSLPPLPLYDQPPISSFTSTESAATTPPPLPRSPSAATVNGDHKPPLPALKGPPVTHNHNSGRSPVSPGFPQPLRFTPDGGPGKLRPVRAAPPPPKQHPRRKPEKSSKSEEVEITLV; translated from the exons GAGTTACACTCTGAAGAAAGGACAGCTGGAGAGAGACTATGCCCAG gCTCTGCAAAAGTTGGCGAGTCAGTACCTGAAGAGAGATTGGCCAGGAATCAACCCTGATGATCAGAGAACTGACTACAG gaatgtgtatgtggtgtggAGGTCCTACTTGGAGGGTACGGTGCAGGTGAGCCAGTCCAGACTCAATGTTTGCGACAACTACAAGGGTCAGGTCTCGGACCCGGCCAAGACCCTGCGGCTCTACAAGGAGCAGCAGCTCAAGAAG accaTGGAGCAGCTGAACGGCATACAGGCAGAGCTGCAGGAGTCAGCGAAGGAGCTGGCCAAGGCCAAGAAGAAGTACTACGACTGTGAGCAGGTGGCTCACGCCGTGCGGGAGAAGGCCGACATAGAGGCCAA GTCCAAGTTGGGTTTGTTTCAGTCGCGAATTAGTCTACAGAAAGCGAGTGTGAAG TTGAAAGCCAAaaggagtgactgtaactccaAGGCGACCCAGGCCAGGAACGACTACTTGCTGACCCTGGCGGCTGCCAACGCCCACCATGACCGCTACTACCACACAGACCTGCTGTACGGCATCCAG GCTCTTGACGGGGGGGTCTTCGAGCACGTGAAGGACTACCTGGTGGCTCTGTGTCGCACCGAGCTGGAGACCTTCACGGCCACACACAACACCTACCAGTTCCTCCTTGACAAGTCCACCAGG GTAATACAGGAGTTCAACCAGCAATTATTCATGCAGGAGAACCCTGTGTTTCACAAAGCACATGACTTCCAGTTCCAGCCCAGCGACTGTGACgta acTCTGAGCTCGGTGCCGCAGTTGGTGGACATTGAGCCTTCGCCGGTCAGTGCCATGAGAATGACCCTGGCACAG AGCCGGCAGTTGGAGTCTGAGACGGGGACGACGGAGGAACACAGCCTGAATAAGGAAGCCAGGAAGTGGGCGACCCGAGCAGCCAGGGAGCACAAGAACATCATCCACTACAAGAGG TCCCTGGAGGAGTGTGAAAGCCACGGACTGCCCTCCACAGAGCAAGGCAGACTAGACCTGGAGCTGAAGATAGAAGACACCAAAGAATGCATACGGAAagctgag ACCATCAAATTGAAAGCTGAGGCGCGCTTGGACCTGTTAAGACAAGTGGGCGTTTCCGTGGATACCTGGCTGAAGAGTGCCATGAACCAG GTaatggaggagctggagaatgAACGCTGGGCTAACTACAATTCCATTGATCCCTCACTCTCG ggcccGGTGGAGCTGGAccgggaggaaggggaggagtgtgAGGAGAACATGGAGGTGTTTGACGACAGCAGCTCTAGCCCCTCTGGAACGCTACGCAACTACCCACTCACCTGCAAGGTCCTGTACTCCTACaag gcatCCCAGCCTGATGAGTTGACCATAGATGAACAAGAGATGTTGGAGGTCATTGAGGACGGTGACATGGAGGACTGGGTTAag gCCCGCAACAAGACGGGGCAGGTGGGCTACGTCCCGGAGAAGTACCTGCAGTTCCCCACCTCCAACAGCCTGCTGAGCATGCTGCAGTCCCTGAGTGCCCTGGACGCCCGCTCACAcacctcctccaactccaccgAGCCCGAGCTGCACGCCGGGGGCATCAATGGAGAGAGCCACA atgtgtatgtgcgtgctctGTACGACTATGATGgccaggcggaggaggagctgtcCTTCGTGGAGGGAGCGGTCATCCGTCTCCTGAGCCGCGACATGCAGACGGACGACGGCTTCTGGGAGGGCGAGCTCaacgggagggtgggggtgttccCCTCCGTGCTGGTGGAGGACCTGGCCGAGAACggagagccaggaggaggaggaggcggaggaggaggaggaggaggaggaggaggaggagggggggggacagcggaCACGCCG caGGTGTCCCTCTCTGTGAAGATGATGTCGTCgctgccccccctgcccctgtaCGACCAGCCTcccatcagctccttcaccaGCACCGAGAGCGCCGCCACCACGCCGCCGCCCCTCCCCCGCTCGCCCTCGGCCGCCACGGTCAACGGGGACCACAAGCCCCCGCTCCCCGCACTCAAGGGCCCACCCGTCACCCACA ATCACAACTCTGGCAGGAGTCCCGTGTCTCCAGGCTTTCCTCAGCCTCTCCGCTTCACCCCTGACGGAGGGCCGGGCAAACTACGGCCT GTGCGtgccgccccccctcctccaaaaCAGCACCCCCGCAGAAAGCCGGAGAAAAGCAGCAAATCTGAGGAGGTGGAGATCACACTTGTGTGA
- the fchsd2 gene encoding F-BAR and double SH3 domains protein 2 isoform X2: MQPPPRKVKVTQELKNTHTDQMTRLHFKHQTECDLLDDMRSYTLKKGQLERDYAQALQKLASQYLKRDWPGINPDDQRTDYRNVYVVWRSYLEGTVQVSQSRLNVCDNYKGQVSDPAKTLRLYKEQQLKKTMEQLNGIQAELQESAKELAKAKKKYYDCEQVAHAVREKADIEAKSKLGLFQSRISLQKASVKLKAKRSDCNSKATQARNDYLLTLAAANAHHDRYYHTDLLYGIQALDGGVFEHVKDYLVALCRTELETFTATHNTYQFLLDKSTRVIQEFNQQLFMQENPVFHKAHDFQFQPSDCDVTLSSVPQLVDIEPSPVSAMRMTLAQSRQLESETGTTEEHSLNKEARKWATRAAREHKNIIHYKRSLEECESHGLPSTEQGRLDLELKIEDTKECIRKAETIKLKAEARLDLLRQVGVSVDTWLKSAMNQVMEELENERWANYNSIDPSLSGPVELDREEGEECEENMEVFDDSSSSPSGTLRNYPLTCKVLYSYKASQPDELTIDEQEMLEVIEDGDMEDWVKARNKTGQVGYVPEKYLQFPTSNSLLSMLQSLSALDARSHTSSNSTEPELHAGGINGESHNVYVRALYDYDGQAEEELSFVEGAVIRLLSRDMQTDDGFWEGELNGRVGVFPSVLVEDLAENGEPGGGGGGGGGGGGGGGGGGGTADTPVSLSVKMMSSLPPLPLYDQPPISSFTSTESAATTPPPLPRSPSAATVNGDHKPPLPALKGPPVTHNHNSGRSPVSPGFPQPLRFTPDGGPGKLRPVRAAPPPPKQHPRRKPEKSSKSEEVEITLV; the protein is encoded by the exons GAGTTACACTCTGAAGAAAGGACAGCTGGAGAGAGACTATGCCCAG gCTCTGCAAAAGTTGGCGAGTCAGTACCTGAAGAGAGATTGGCCAGGAATCAACCCTGATGATCAGAGAACTGACTACAG gaatgtgtatgtggtgtggAGGTCCTACTTGGAGGGTACGGTGCAGGTGAGCCAGTCCAGACTCAATGTTTGCGACAACTACAAGGGTCAGGTCTCGGACCCGGCCAAGACCCTGCGGCTCTACAAGGAGCAGCAGCTCAAGAAG accaTGGAGCAGCTGAACGGCATACAGGCAGAGCTGCAGGAGTCAGCGAAGGAGCTGGCCAAGGCCAAGAAGAAGTACTACGACTGTGAGCAGGTGGCTCACGCCGTGCGGGAGAAGGCCGACATAGAGGCCAA GTCCAAGTTGGGTTTGTTTCAGTCGCGAATTAGTCTACAGAAAGCGAGTGTGAAG TTGAAAGCCAAaaggagtgactgtaactccaAGGCGACCCAGGCCAGGAACGACTACTTGCTGACCCTGGCGGCTGCCAACGCCCACCATGACCGCTACTACCACACAGACCTGCTGTACGGCATCCAG GCTCTTGACGGGGGGGTCTTCGAGCACGTGAAGGACTACCTGGTGGCTCTGTGTCGCACCGAGCTGGAGACCTTCACGGCCACACACAACACCTACCAGTTCCTCCTTGACAAGTCCACCAGG GTAATACAGGAGTTCAACCAGCAATTATTCATGCAGGAGAACCCTGTGTTTCACAAAGCACATGACTTCCAGTTCCAGCCCAGCGACTGTGACgta acTCTGAGCTCGGTGCCGCAGTTGGTGGACATTGAGCCTTCGCCGGTCAGTGCCATGAGAATGACCCTGGCACAG AGCCGGCAGTTGGAGTCTGAGACGGGGACGACGGAGGAACACAGCCTGAATAAGGAAGCCAGGAAGTGGGCGACCCGAGCAGCCAGGGAGCACAAGAACATCATCCACTACAAGAGG TCCCTGGAGGAGTGTGAAAGCCACGGACTGCCCTCCACAGAGCAAGGCAGACTAGACCTGGAGCTGAAGATAGAAGACACCAAAGAATGCATACGGAAagctgag ACCATCAAATTGAAAGCTGAGGCGCGCTTGGACCTGTTAAGACAAGTGGGCGTTTCCGTGGATACCTGGCTGAAGAGTGCCATGAACCAG GTaatggaggagctggagaatgAACGCTGGGCTAACTACAATTCCATTGATCCCTCACTCTCG ggcccGGTGGAGCTGGAccgggaggaaggggaggagtgtgAGGAGAACATGGAGGTGTTTGACGACAGCAGCTCTAGCCCCTCTGGAACGCTACGCAACTACCCACTCACCTGCAAGGTCCTGTACTCCTACaag gcatCCCAGCCTGATGAGTTGACCATAGATGAACAAGAGATGTTGGAGGTCATTGAGGACGGTGACATGGAGGACTGGGTTAag gCCCGCAACAAGACGGGGCAGGTGGGCTACGTCCCGGAGAAGTACCTGCAGTTCCCCACCTCCAACAGCCTGCTGAGCATGCTGCAGTCCCTGAGTGCCCTGGACGCCCGCTCACAcacctcctccaactccaccgAGCCCGAGCTGCACGCCGGGGGCATCAATGGAGAGAGCCACA atgtgtatgtgcgtgctctGTACGACTATGATGgccaggcggaggaggagctgtcCTTCGTGGAGGGAGCGGTCATCCGTCTCCTGAGCCGCGACATGCAGACGGACGACGGCTTCTGGGAGGGCGAGCTCaacgggagggtgggggtgttccCCTCCGTGCTGGTGGAGGACCTGGCCGAGAACggagagccaggaggaggaggaggcggaggaggaggaggaggaggaggaggaggaggagggggggggacagcggaCACGCCG GTGTCCCTCTCTGTGAAGATGATGTCGTCgctgccccccctgcccctgtaCGACCAGCCTcccatcagctccttcaccaGCACCGAGAGCGCCGCCACCACGCCGCCGCCCCTCCCCCGCTCGCCCTCGGCCGCCACGGTCAACGGGGACCACAAGCCCCCGCTCCCCGCACTCAAGGGCCCACCCGTCACCCACA ATCACAACTCTGGCAGGAGTCCCGTGTCTCCAGGCTTTCCTCAGCCTCTCCGCTTCACCCCTGACGGAGGGCCGGGCAAACTACGGCCT GTGCGtgccgccccccctcctccaaaaCAGCACCCCCGCAGAAAGCCGGAGAAAAGCAGCAAATCTGAGGAGGTGGAGATCACACTTGTGTGA